A part of Acropora palmata chromosome 8, jaAcrPala1.3, whole genome shotgun sequence genomic DNA contains:
- the LOC141889224 gene encoding uncharacterized protein LOC141889224 yields MRAQAQNDKINSQDFTIVAKQICKAVPQLKDHPPPGNRCSLGDFEYWGTVRYLLRKRHTNLKRPVDNDCKEEMERKKKCVDSLRPTPADIANHHKQIMIELRKVDVNVDAVRKLQKLSFLQRADDISNIHGTDALTKILKNYPFLQLEEQLLYELELHVQRILGKEVRFEDIKENWKKLMPTLCKAETTKGR; encoded by the exons ATGAGGGCCCAGgcacaaaatgataaaatcaaTAGTCAGGACTTCACAATTGTTGCCAAACAGATTTGCAAAGCAGTTCCACAGCTGAAAGATCACCCTCCTCCAGGCAACAGATGTAGTTTGGGGGATTTTGAATATTGG GGAACTGTCCGTTACCTCTTGAGAAAGCGTCACACCAATCTTAAAAGACCAGTCGATAATGATTGCAAAGAAgagatggaaagaaagaaaaagtgtgTTGATTCTTTGAGGCCGACCCCTGCAGACATTGCCAATCATCATAAACAGATAATGATTGAACTGCGTAAGGTGGATGTTAACGTTGATGCTGTGAGAAAGTTGCAGAAGCTTTCATTTCTGCAGAGGGCTGATGATATCAGCAACATTCATGGAACAGATGCATTgaccaaaattttgaaaaattacccATTCCTTCAGTTAGAAGAACAG TTGCTGTATGAGCTGGAATTACATGTGCAAAGAATCCTGGGAAAAGAGGTCAGATTTGAAGACATAAAGGAAAACTGGAAGAAGCTGATGCCCACCTTATGCAAGGCTGAGACTACTAAGGGTAGGTAA